A genomic segment from Xiphophorus maculatus strain JP 163 A chromosome 6, X_maculatus-5.0-male, whole genome shotgun sequence encodes:
- the kncn gene encoding kinocilin isoform X2, producing the protein MNPVSIGQYHGLRVGSALFAIVAGCIIIGVSRECDADAVGGIFLGAGGLGLLISIYPFIKAWLNINNILPSFGNFRVHPTVANADQPAETLRREGTQSQLQLERSKSRMGTFVEGGPAAEPNPEEGSVTH; encoded by the exons ATGAACCCTGTTAGCATCGGGCAGTACCATGGGCTACGAGTGGGCTCAGCCCTGTTTGCCATTGTTGCCGGCTGCATCATCATCGGGGTGTCCAGGGAATGTGATGCTGATGCTGTAGGAGGAATTTTCCTGGGAGCTGGAGGCCTCG GCTTGCTCATTTCAATCTACCCCTTCATAAAAGCTTGGCTGAATATCAACAACATCCTGCCATCTTTTG GAAACTTCAGAGTTCACCCCACTGTGGCTAATGCTGATCAACCAGCTGAGACACTGAGACGAGAGG GCACTCAGAGTCAACTCCAACTGGAGCGCTCAAAGAGTCGAATGGGAACCTTCGTGGAGGGAGGACCAGCTGCCGAGCCCAATCCAGAGGAGGG ttCTGTCACACACTGA
- the kncn gene encoding kinocilin isoform X1, with translation MNPVSIGQYHGLRVGSALFAIVAGCIIIGVSRECDADAVGGIFLGAGGLGLLISIYPFIKAWLNINNILPSFGNFRVHPTVANADQPAETLRREGTQSQLQLERSKSRMGTFVEGGPAAEPNPEEGTSSDMPDVLSRRKMKQSPTAQDLP, from the exons ATGAACCCTGTTAGCATCGGGCAGTACCATGGGCTACGAGTGGGCTCAGCCCTGTTTGCCATTGTTGCCGGCTGCATCATCATCGGGGTGTCCAGGGAATGTGATGCTGATGCTGTAGGAGGAATTTTCCTGGGAGCTGGAGGCCTCG GCTTGCTCATTTCAATCTACCCCTTCATAAAAGCTTGGCTGAATATCAACAACATCCTGCCATCTTTTG GAAACTTCAGAGTTCACCCCACTGTGGCTAATGCTGATCAACCAGCTGAGACACTGAGACGAGAGG GCACTCAGAGTCAACTCCAACTGGAGCGCTCAAAGAGTCGAATGGGAACCTTCGTGGAGGGAGGACCAGCTGCCGAGCCCAATCCAGAGGAGGG GACTTCTTCAGACATGCCAGATGTCTTATCGAGACGGAAAATGAAACAGTCACCCACTGCTCAAGACCTTCCGTGA
- the LOC111608805 gene encoding uncharacterized protein LOC111608805 has translation MVITDRSNSTSVPKKEPKKKKSRPHGLPSPALCCACGLCIMLAGLNITLVGAFAFSTLVPSANPPIIIGPVLLLVAFSFFGACCVCSRLPPPSSSRGSQVGGRGAGLMGHGGLAGGAAFEIETSEHTLQDTTAVQLSPTSSVGSSRASSPEREAPGVTLQGPCKLFTMETNGPSCTSATATYSASAAAGGEVRLNLPREEVVT, from the coding sequence ATGGTCATCACTGACAGGAGCAACAGCACCTCTGTGCCTAAAAAGGAGCCCAAGAAGAAGAAGTCTCGTCCTCATGGCCTTCCCTCTCCGGCGCTCTGCTGTGCCTGTGGACTCTGCATCATGTTGGCAGGACTCAACATCACCCTGGTGGGAGCATTCGCCTTCAGCACGCTGGTGCCTTCTGCCAACCCTCCGATCATAATCGGACCCGTCCTGCTGCTGGTGGCCTTCTCCTTCTTTGGCGCCTGCTGCGTGTGCAGCCGTCTCCCTCCCCCGAGCAGCTCTCGAGGCTCTCAGGTGGGCGGCAGGGGGGCGGGATTGATGGGACATGGTGGGCTGGCTGGTGGTGCAGCGTTTGAAATAGAGACCAGCGAGCACACGCTGCAGGACACCACAGCTGTGCAGCTGAGCCCCACATCCTCTGTTGGATCATCCAGAGCCTCCAGCCCGGAACGAGAGGCCCCTGGTGTGACCCTACAGGGACCTTGCAAGCTCTTCACCATGGAGACCAATGGCCCCTCCTGCACTTCTGCCACGGCAACGTACTCAGCTTCTGCAGCAGCGGGCGGGGAGGTGAGGCTCAACCTGCCACGAGAAGAAGTGGTCACCTAG